One Micromonospora sp. WMMD812 genomic window carries:
- a CDS encoding HAD family phosphatase: MLFDMDGTLIDSEKLWDVALQELAQTYGGTLSDAARRAIIGTSMDASMRILHDDLGQPERDPEASAAWINARILELFRTGLRWRPGALALLKAVRAAGIPTALVTSSGRPLVDIALDTLGRDSFDAVVCGDEVDAAKPHPEPYLTAARLLNVPIERCVAIEDSATGVASALAAGAAVLAVPAEVPLPATEGVHQVESLTAADLELLAALLGQRPA, translated from the coding sequence GTGCTCTTCGACATGGACGGCACCCTGATCGACAGCGAGAAGCTGTGGGACGTCGCACTGCAGGAGCTCGCCCAGACGTACGGGGGCACACTCTCCGACGCGGCCCGCAGGGCGATCATCGGCACCAGCATGGACGCGTCGATGCGCATCCTCCACGACGACCTCGGCCAACCGGAGCGTGACCCGGAGGCGAGCGCCGCCTGGATCAACGCTCGGATCCTCGAGCTGTTCCGCACCGGGCTGCGGTGGCGCCCGGGCGCGCTGGCGCTGCTGAAGGCGGTCCGCGCGGCCGGCATCCCGACCGCCCTGGTCACGTCCAGCGGCCGGCCGCTGGTGGACATCGCCCTGGACACCCTCGGCCGGGACAGCTTCGACGCGGTGGTCTGCGGCGACGAGGTGGACGCGGCCAAGCCGCACCCGGAGCCGTACCTGACCGCTGCCCGGCTGCTGAACGTGCCGATCGAGCGGTGCGTGGCGATCGAGGACTCGGCGACCGGGGTGGCCAGTGCCCTTGCCGCCGGCGCCGCCGTGCTGGCCGTACCCGCCGAGGTGCCGCTGCCGGCGACGGAGGGCGTACACCAGGTGGAGAGCCTGACCGCGGCGGACCTGGAGCTGCTCGCCGCGTTGCTCGGTCAGCGGCCGGCCTGA
- a CDS encoding neutral zinc metallopeptidase yields MTDERVRPLLNPHGRPAVGMVAWRTRRRGTACGSMKAGEGTVGTRSVRHSRASLAGLLVAVVVSAGCFVGGAPDPQAPRPGAERTAASADPSATRADGTTSVEEFAQDVTDAQAVAERYWAAQFRESGQQFRPIRRITPYQREGQVSCGGQPLPRNNAVYCSQGDFIAYDVNWSVAAFRRVGDAFVFYLLGHEYAHGIQVRLGIRYDFTIQQELQADCMAGAYLGDSVRSGDLTLEAGDLEEFREGLAAVGDDPDQPWFAEGSHGTAEQRSESFFRGYERSLAACDLG; encoded by the coding sequence ATGACCGACGAGCGTGTACGTCCCTTGCTGAACCCCCACGGCCGTCCGGCCGTAGGGATGGTCGCATGGCGTACGCGCCGACGGGGTACTGCGTGCGGCAGCATGAAGGCCGGGGAGGGCACTGTGGGGACACGCTCGGTACGTCATTCTCGGGCTTCGCTGGCCGGCCTGCTGGTGGCGGTGGTCGTCTCGGCCGGCTGCTTCGTCGGCGGGGCGCCCGACCCCCAGGCCCCCCGGCCGGGGGCGGAACGGACGGCGGCGTCGGCGGACCCGTCGGCCACCCGGGCCGACGGCACCACCAGCGTCGAGGAGTTCGCCCAGGACGTCACAGACGCGCAGGCGGTGGCCGAGCGCTACTGGGCGGCCCAGTTCCGCGAGTCGGGGCAGCAGTTCCGCCCGATCCGGCGGATCACCCCCTACCAGCGGGAGGGGCAGGTCTCCTGCGGCGGGCAGCCGCTGCCGCGCAACAACGCGGTCTACTGCTCGCAGGGCGACTTCATCGCGTACGACGTCAACTGGTCGGTGGCCGCGTTCCGGCGGGTGGGCGACGCGTTCGTGTTCTACCTGCTCGGCCACGAGTACGCCCACGGCATCCAGGTGCGGCTCGGCATCCGCTACGACTTCACCATCCAGCAGGAGCTGCAGGCCGACTGCATGGCCGGCGCGTACCTCGGCGACTCGGTGCGCTCCGGCGACCTGACCCTCGAAGCGGGCGACCTGGAGGAGTTCCGGGAGGGGCTGGCCGCGGTCGGCGACGACCCCGACCAGCCGTGGTTCGCGGAGGGCTCGCACGGCACGGCCGAGCAGCGAAGCGAGTCCTTCTTCCGGGGCTACGAGCGCTCGCTGGCGGCCTGCGACCTGGGCTGA
- a CDS encoding DUF4760 domain-containing protein — protein MDDVQLINVLTLAFSLVAVIVSTILALRQARLMRHNNLLPVIVDIFTEFRDPAFKEHLHYLQHRLWEEYPPAASGTSDLVGEARQHVVAVGGFFNSVGLLVANNVIDEVVPTSAMGGSILRSWARLSPYIANERQRRNDPNYEMYFEDLARRALDLPPSKLRSRLALRSMPQRWFFEGWEGRQPEEVAALFTSFPTPPERAPSTGGRSSAERTPAPRGDTVRPTTPSGETGAPAE, from the coding sequence GTGGACGACGTTCAGCTCATCAATGTGCTGACGCTGGCCTTCTCCCTGGTGGCGGTGATCGTGTCGACCATTCTGGCGCTGCGGCAGGCACGCCTCATGCGGCACAACAACCTCCTGCCGGTGATCGTCGACATCTTCACGGAGTTCCGGGACCCCGCGTTCAAGGAACACCTGCACTACCTCCAGCACCGCCTCTGGGAGGAGTATCCGCCGGCGGCCAGCGGCACGTCCGACCTGGTCGGCGAGGCGCGGCAGCACGTGGTCGCCGTCGGCGGCTTCTTCAACTCGGTCGGCCTTCTCGTCGCCAACAACGTCATCGACGAGGTGGTGCCCACCAGCGCGATGGGTGGCTCGATCCTGCGGTCCTGGGCGAGGTTGTCGCCGTACATCGCGAACGAGCGACAGCGGCGCAACGATCCGAACTACGAGATGTACTTCGAGGACCTGGCACGTCGTGCCCTCGACCTGCCGCCCTCGAAGCTGCGTAGCCGGCTGGCACTGCGCAGCATGCCCCAGCGGTGGTTCTTCGAGGGCTGGGAAGGCCGGCAGCCGGAAGAGGTGGCCGCCCTGTTCACCTCCTTTCCGACTCCGCCCGAGCGGGCCCCGTCAACGGGCGGGCGGTCATCGGCGGAGCGCACACCGGCTCCCCGTGGTGACACGGTCCGGCCGACGACGCCCTCCGGCGAGACGGGGGCACCGGCGGAATGA
- a CDS encoding YciI family protein: MILLYGSQQDYDVLSGRPSDRPAMTAEQVAAMHAHMEKVHQALVESGELVDARGLTAPVHARRVQLKGGLPVVTDGPYPETQEVLAGYTIVECASFDRATEIAAGFVNPDASGEYVDVRPVVDGLEDLAG; encoded by the coding sequence ATGATCCTGCTGTACGGCTCGCAACAGGACTACGACGTGCTGTCCGGGCGGCCCAGCGACCGGCCGGCCATGACGGCCGAGCAGGTCGCGGCGATGCACGCGCACATGGAGAAGGTCCACCAGGCGCTGGTGGAGTCCGGCGAGCTGGTCGACGCGCGCGGGCTGACCGCGCCGGTCCACGCCCGGCGGGTGCAGCTCAAGGGCGGCCTGCCGGTGGTGACGGACGGGCCGTACCCGGAGACGCAGGAGGTGCTCGCCGGCTACACGATCGTGGAGTGCGCCAGCTTCGACCGAGCCACGGAGATCGCCGCCGGGTTCGTGAACCCGGACGCGTCCGGCGAGTACGTCGACGTGCGGCCGGTGGTCGACGGCCTCGAGGATCTGGCCGGCTGA
- a CDS encoding sigma-70 family RNA polymerase sigma factor encodes MTADNVEELLRRLAPQVLGALVRRYGHFDTAEDATQEALIAAATAWPRDGVPDSPRGWLIAVAARRLTDLLRREQARTRREDAVARWVLSTDRAAPAADEPPSDGDDSLILLFLCCHPALSPASQIALTLRAVGGLSTAEVARAFLVPEATMTRRITRGKQRIRDSGLPFRMPAGPDRPDRLAAVLHVLYLIFNEGYARTSGPGLLRADLAAKAIRLARLVRRLLPDDPEVAGLLALMLLTDARAPARTGAQGELVPMAEQDRGRWKVDQIAEGVALVTAALPHGPVGPYQVQAAIAAVHDEAPSAAETDWAQITALYEVLLGMADNPVVALNHAVAVAMSRGAPAGLDLLDRLAVGGRLADDPRLPAARAHLLELVGDRTAARDAYRAAADRSTNLAQQRYLHARADRLSGGD; translated from the coding sequence GTGACCGCGGACAACGTCGAGGAACTGCTGCGCCGGCTCGCGCCGCAGGTCCTCGGCGCCCTCGTCCGCCGCTACGGGCACTTCGACACCGCCGAGGACGCCACCCAGGAGGCACTGATCGCGGCCGCCACGGCCTGGCCGCGTGACGGCGTACCCGACAGTCCGCGCGGCTGGTTGATCGCGGTCGCCGCGCGCCGGCTCACCGACCTGCTCCGCCGCGAACAGGCGCGGACCCGACGGGAGGACGCGGTCGCCCGGTGGGTGCTGTCCACCGACCGGGCGGCGCCGGCGGCCGACGAGCCGCCGAGCGACGGGGACGACAGCCTGATCCTGTTGTTCCTCTGCTGTCATCCGGCGCTCTCCCCCGCGTCGCAGATCGCACTCACCCTGCGCGCGGTGGGCGGGCTCAGCACCGCCGAGGTGGCCCGGGCGTTCCTGGTGCCGGAGGCGACGATGACCCGACGGATCACCCGGGGCAAGCAGCGGATCCGGGACAGCGGGCTGCCGTTCCGGATGCCCGCCGGCCCGGACCGGCCCGACCGCCTGGCCGCCGTGCTGCACGTCCTCTACCTGATCTTCAACGAGGGGTACGCCCGGACGTCTGGCCCGGGTCTGCTTCGCGCCGACCTGGCCGCCAAGGCGATCCGGCTGGCCCGGCTGGTGCGCCGGCTGCTGCCCGACGATCCGGAGGTCGCCGGACTGCTGGCGCTCATGCTGCTCACCGACGCCCGGGCGCCCGCCCGGACCGGCGCGCAGGGCGAGCTCGTGCCGATGGCCGAGCAGGACCGCGGCCGGTGGAAGGTCGACCAGATCGCCGAGGGCGTCGCGCTGGTCACCGCCGCGCTCCCCCACGGGCCGGTCGGGCCGTACCAGGTGCAGGCGGCCATCGCCGCCGTGCACGACGAGGCGCCGAGCGCCGCCGAGACCGACTGGGCGCAGATCACCGCGCTCTACGAGGTGCTGCTGGGCATGGCCGACAACCCGGTGGTGGCGTTGAACCACGCCGTCGCCGTGGCCATGAGCCGGGGCGCGCCCGCCGGGCTGGACCTGCTCGACCGGCTGGCCGTCGGTGGTCGGCTCGCCGACGACCCCCGGCTGCCGGCCGCCCGCGCGCACCTGCTGGAGCTGGTCGGTGACCGTACCGCCGCCCGGGACGCCTACCGGGCGGCGGCCGACCGGTCGACGAACCTCGCGCAGCAGCGCTACCTGCATGCCCGCGCGGACCGGCTGAGTGGCGGCGACTGA
- a CDS encoding ionic transporter y4hA, which produces MALLLRSRLTDWTVSVPLLAVLMLAFTWGRELPAGVTFLVAAFLAGAVLAAVHHAEVVAHRVGEPFGSLVLAVAVTVIEVALIVTLMISGGDKTQALARDTVFAAVMITCNGILGLSLLIGTLRRQVAVFNPEGTGGALATVITLAALSLVLPTFTTSRPGPEFSPAQLTFAAVASLALYGLFVMVQTGRHRDYFLPVTSEGRVISNEEHAVPPSGRAALVSLGLLLVALVAVVGDAKTVSPAIEAGVAAANLPQSFVGVIIALLVLLPETLAAGRAARRDRVQISLNLALGSAMASIGLTIPAIALASIWLDGPLLLGLGGTQLVLLSLTAITGVLTVVPGRATLLQAGGHLVLLAAFIFLAASP; this is translated from the coding sequence ATGGCCCTGCTACTCCGCTCCCGACTGACCGACTGGACCGTCTCCGTACCGCTGCTGGCCGTCCTGATGCTGGCCTTCACGTGGGGCCGCGAACTGCCGGCCGGCGTCACCTTCCTGGTGGCCGCGTTCCTGGCCGGGGCGGTGCTGGCGGCCGTGCACCACGCCGAGGTGGTGGCCCACCGGGTGGGAGAGCCGTTCGGCTCCCTGGTGCTGGCGGTGGCGGTCACGGTGATCGAGGTGGCGCTGATCGTCACCCTGATGATCAGCGGCGGCGACAAGACCCAGGCGCTGGCGCGGGACACCGTCTTCGCCGCGGTGATGATCACCTGCAACGGCATCCTCGGCCTGTCCCTGCTCATCGGCACGCTGCGCCGGCAGGTGGCGGTGTTCAACCCGGAGGGCACCGGCGGGGCACTGGCCACCGTGATCACCCTCGCCGCGCTGAGCCTGGTCCTGCCGACCTTCACCACCAGCCGGCCGGGGCCCGAGTTCAGCCCCGCCCAGTTGACCTTCGCGGCGGTGGCGTCGCTGGCGCTCTACGGGCTGTTCGTGATGGTGCAGACCGGTCGGCACCGCGACTACTTCCTGCCGGTGACCAGCGAGGGACGGGTGATCAGCAACGAGGAGCACGCGGTCCCGCCGAGCGGCCGGGCCGCCCTGGTCAGTCTCGGCCTGCTGTTGGTCGCGCTGGTCGCCGTGGTCGGGGACGCCAAGACCGTCTCCCCGGCGATCGAGGCGGGCGTCGCGGCGGCGAACCTGCCGCAGTCCTTCGTCGGTGTGATCATCGCGCTGCTGGTGCTGCTGCCCGAGACGCTCGCCGCGGGTCGCGCGGCCCGCCGCGACCGGGTGCAGATCAGCCTGAACCTGGCCCTCGGCTCGGCGATGGCCAGCATCGGGCTGACCATTCCCGCGATCGCGCTCGCCTCGATCTGGCTGGACGGGCCGCTGCTGCTCGGCCTCGGCGGCACCCAGCTCGTGCTGCTCTCGCTCACCGCGATCACCGGCGTGCTCACCGTGGTGCCCGGCCGGGCCACCCTGCTGCAGGCCGGCGGACACCTGGTGCTGCTCGCCGCCTTCATCTTCCTCGCCGCCAGCCCCTGA
- a CDS encoding HAD-IA family hydrolase — MARPVMFDLFHTLVHGADDERDRVIGEMALIVGVPPADLVAAYHATWRDRLVRWDVAETVRILAGRLGATPTEEQVTRAGEHRRALARRVLGGVSAATLDVLDALRTDGHPLALVSNATSETAEAWPRSPLARRFDVAVFSCEVGLAKPDPAIYRTTAERLGVAPADCVFVGDGADGELAGAAAFGMTVFRTTEHRDTDPSWDGTVLPALGDLPALLRPPSRASGSPNPIPRRA; from the coding sequence ATGGCCCGGCCGGTGATGTTCGACCTCTTCCACACCCTGGTGCACGGTGCGGACGACGAGCGGGACCGGGTGATCGGCGAGATGGCGCTCATCGTGGGGGTGCCGCCGGCGGACCTGGTCGCGGCCTACCACGCCACGTGGCGTGACCGGCTGGTCCGGTGGGACGTGGCGGAGACCGTTCGCATCCTCGCCGGTCGCCTCGGCGCCACGCCCACCGAGGAGCAGGTGACCCGGGCCGGTGAACACCGGCGAGCGCTGGCGCGCCGGGTGCTGGGCGGCGTCTCGGCCGCCACCCTTGACGTGCTCGACGCGCTGCGCACGGACGGGCACCCGCTGGCGCTGGTCAGCAACGCCACCTCGGAGACCGCGGAGGCGTGGCCGCGGAGCCCGCTCGCCCGCCGGTTCGACGTGGCGGTCTTCTCCTGCGAGGTGGGGCTGGCCAAGCCGGACCCGGCGATCTACCGGACGACCGCCGAGCGGCTGGGCGTCGCCCCGGCGGATTGCGTCTTCGTGGGCGACGGCGCGGACGGTGAGCTGGCCGGCGCGGCGGCGTTCGGCATGACCGTGTTCCGGACCACGGAGCACAGGGACACCGACCCGAGCTGGGACGGAACCGTGTTGCCGGCCCTCGGCGACCTGCCCGCGCTGCTACGTCCGCCGTCGCGGGCGTCCGGGAGTCCGAACCCGATCCCGCGACGCGCCTGA
- the eccCb gene encoding type VII secretion protein EccCb, with amino-acid sequence MGQRLALLIANDRYIDESLADLYAPREEARDLQSLLADADIGAFDRTVLLENESKSSVERSMEMMLRGAGPEDLILLYFSGHGIRRGPKGRFYLAVANTEAKHLSSTAISASFVHELLDESPAASSIILLDCCYSGAFERSKSPAELNLDGELKAGDGRYVITATNSVERAGDGQPATAATLRQRSAFTDTIIQGLSTGAADLTGRGRITPEDLWRYVQLELPKRTTEQSPCQFGRASSEVHIALSRDGHHRPRGQRDQRDPRLGDLLGPLKAVDDVKLCAVEWRQRGLLKVPVGRSERIDQPSGEPVSLDLASSEGHLLIVGRAGMGKTTLMRTIIGGLALTHSANEVVFHCLESGGNWLGPMRRLPHVQTVLGDDEVEELGKLLTQIEDEVLRRKRLFRDHELESPASLRARRHQLPGGPYPDVFLVVDRWQDFAMLLDGFTSRVVELANRGLGYGFHLAVLDRSWRSIPEELTELPQLRIETRLSRPADSMVDPDHAARLPLSMPGWAIHGRRMFRIALPELTVTDVDPDLESEFDEVVPDGATTMISMIAEAWGLPAPHPRAGAAHLAGATRDEALEVLGFADYHALMTFAGTTTPLGAEHLRVPIGFELGGQPVLLDLKEAAQGGVGPHGLVIGATGSGKSELLRTVVAALAARHSSEELNFVLVDFKGGATFASLDALPHTSAVITNLSDELPLVDRMRDALAGEVNRRQEVLRAAGNYVSRHDYEQARAAGKALEPMPSLLIICDEFSELLAAKPDFIDLFVMIGRLGRSLGIHLLLASQRLEEGKLRGLDTHLSYRIGLRTFSPVESRIVLGVPYAYELPNAPGHGYLKVGNSAMTRFRASHVSRPPVQDGAAPDTTPGDGWAAGTVLDVLVDRLRGRGRPAHQVWLPPLVEPPSLDDLLGPLAVHPRLGLCPASWPGRGGLSVPVGVVDRPYEQRRDPMMVELAGAGGNVVIVGTALSGKSTMLRSLMASLALTHTPREVQFFCLDFGGGALRSLERLPHMAGVAGRRDVEAVRRTVAEVVAVLDDREARFAEHGIDSVASYRRRRAAGEFADDPFGDVILVVDGWNTLRQEYEELEQTITNLASRGLGFGVHVVLTAVRWAEIRINMRDLLGTKLELRLGDPAESEIDRRSAVNVPEKSPGRGLTRDRLHFLTAISRIDGRRDIEGLSEASIALAEHVAADWPGRPAPKVRLLPRKLPLAELARSIDRPAPGLPIAVNESALAPVYLDFANEPHLTVFGDAECGKTNLLRVIARQIVDKYTPTQARLVIADYRRGLLGAVEGDHLLDYAPSSQVFSQGLSSIRAALQNRLPGPDVTTAQLRDRSWWKGPELYILVDDYDLVASGVSNPLSALHELLPQARDIGLHLIITRRVGGVARALYEPVLQRLRELDSPGLLMSGNREEGAVFGNLRPSPQPPGRGTLVRRRDGQQLIQTAWSDPN; translated from the coding sequence GTGGGACAGCGACTGGCACTGCTCATCGCCAACGACCGCTACATCGACGAGTCGCTGGCTGACCTCTACGCCCCACGCGAGGAGGCCCGCGACCTGCAGAGCCTGCTCGCAGACGCGGACATAGGGGCGTTCGACCGGACAGTTCTGCTGGAGAACGAGTCGAAGAGTTCGGTCGAGCGCTCCATGGAGATGATGCTGCGCGGCGCCGGCCCGGAAGACCTGATCCTGCTCTACTTCTCCGGCCACGGGATTCGTCGGGGTCCCAAGGGCCGGTTCTACCTCGCGGTCGCCAACACCGAGGCGAAGCACCTGTCGTCGACGGCCATCTCGGCGTCGTTCGTCCACGAGCTGCTCGACGAGTCACCGGCGGCCAGCTCGATCATCCTGCTGGACTGCTGCTACAGCGGCGCGTTCGAGCGGTCCAAGTCGCCGGCGGAGCTCAACCTGGACGGGGAGCTGAAGGCCGGCGACGGCCGGTACGTCATCACCGCCACCAACTCGGTGGAGCGGGCCGGCGACGGTCAGCCGGCGACCGCGGCCACGCTGCGGCAACGGTCCGCGTTCACCGACACGATCATCCAGGGCCTGAGCACCGGGGCGGCCGACCTGACCGGACGGGGCCGGATCACTCCGGAGGACCTGTGGCGGTACGTGCAGCTCGAGCTACCGAAGCGTACGACCGAGCAGTCGCCGTGTCAGTTCGGTCGGGCGAGCAGTGAGGTGCACATCGCGCTGTCCCGGGACGGGCACCACCGGCCGCGTGGGCAGCGGGACCAGCGGGACCCCCGGCTGGGGGACCTGCTCGGCCCACTGAAGGCCGTGGACGACGTGAAGCTGTGCGCGGTCGAATGGCGGCAGCGGGGACTGCTCAAGGTGCCAGTCGGCCGCAGTGAGCGCATCGATCAGCCCTCCGGCGAACCGGTATCGCTGGACCTGGCGTCCTCGGAGGGGCACCTGCTCATCGTGGGACGGGCCGGGATGGGCAAGACGACCCTGATGCGCACGATCATCGGTGGTCTCGCGCTCACCCACTCCGCCAACGAAGTGGTGTTCCACTGCCTGGAATCGGGTGGGAACTGGTTGGGACCGATGCGGCGTCTGCCGCACGTGCAGACGGTGCTGGGTGACGACGAGGTCGAAGAGCTGGGCAAGCTGCTGACCCAGATCGAGGACGAGGTGCTGCGGCGCAAGCGGCTGTTCCGTGACCACGAGCTGGAGTCACCGGCGAGTTTGCGTGCGCGGCGGCACCAGCTGCCGGGCGGGCCGTACCCGGACGTGTTCCTGGTGGTGGACCGCTGGCAGGACTTCGCGATGCTGCTGGACGGCTTCACCAGCCGGGTCGTCGAGCTGGCGAACCGGGGCCTGGGCTACGGCTTCCACCTCGCGGTGCTTGACCGGAGCTGGCGGTCGATCCCCGAGGAGCTGACCGAGCTACCGCAGCTGCGGATAGAGACCCGGCTGTCGCGGCCCGCGGACTCGATGGTCGATCCGGACCACGCGGCTCGGCTGCCGCTGTCCATGCCGGGCTGGGCGATCCACGGTCGGCGGATGTTCCGGATCGCGCTGCCGGAGTTGACGGTGACCGACGTCGACCCGGATCTGGAGTCGGAGTTCGACGAGGTGGTGCCCGACGGAGCGACCACGATGATCTCGATGATCGCGGAAGCGTGGGGCCTGCCGGCGCCGCACCCGAGGGCCGGCGCGGCGCACCTGGCCGGCGCGACCAGGGATGAGGCGTTGGAGGTGCTCGGCTTCGCCGACTACCACGCGCTGATGACCTTCGCCGGGACCACGACGCCGCTGGGCGCCGAGCACCTGCGAGTGCCCATCGGGTTCGAGTTGGGCGGTCAGCCCGTCCTGCTTGATCTGAAGGAGGCGGCCCAGGGTGGCGTAGGCCCGCACGGTCTGGTCATCGGTGCCACCGGTTCAGGCAAGAGCGAGCTGCTGCGAACGGTGGTCGCCGCGCTGGCGGCGCGGCACTCGTCGGAGGAGTTGAACTTCGTCCTGGTGGACTTCAAGGGCGGGGCGACGTTCGCGTCGTTGGACGCGTTGCCGCACACCAGTGCGGTGATCACGAACCTGTCGGACGAGTTGCCGCTGGTGGACCGGATGCGTGATGCGCTGGCCGGTGAGGTGAACCGGCGGCAGGAGGTGCTCCGGGCGGCGGGGAACTACGTGTCGCGGCACGACTACGAGCAGGCGCGGGCGGCGGGTAAGGCCTTGGAACCGATGCCGAGCCTGTTGATCATCTGTGACGAGTTCTCGGAGTTGTTGGCGGCGAAGCCGGACTTCATCGACCTGTTCGTGATGATCGGTCGGTTGGGCCGGTCGCTGGGGATCCACCTGTTGCTGGCCTCGCAGCGACTGGAGGAGGGCAAGCTGCGCGGGCTCGACACGCACCTGTCGTACCGGATCGGTCTGCGGACCTTCTCACCGGTGGAGAGCCGGATCGTGCTCGGCGTTCCGTATGCGTACGAGTTGCCCAACGCGCCGGGACACGGCTACCTGAAGGTCGGCAACTCGGCAATGACCCGATTCCGGGCCTCGCACGTGTCCCGACCGCCCGTCCAGGACGGCGCTGCGCCCGACACCACCCCGGGGGACGGGTGGGCCGCCGGTACGGTCCTGGACGTCCTGGTGGACCGGCTTCGTGGCCGCGGCAGGCCGGCGCACCAGGTGTGGCTGCCGCCGCTGGTCGAGCCGCCGTCCCTGGATGACCTGCTCGGGCCCCTGGCGGTGCACCCGCGGCTCGGACTGTGCCCCGCGAGCTGGCCGGGGCGGGGCGGATTGTCCGTCCCGGTGGGTGTGGTCGACCGCCCGTACGAGCAACGTCGTGACCCGATGATGGTCGAGCTGGCCGGTGCCGGCGGCAACGTGGTGATCGTCGGTACGGCGTTGAGCGGCAAGAGCACCATGCTGCGGTCGTTGATGGCGTCGTTGGCCTTGACCCACACCCCGCGGGAGGTGCAGTTCTTCTGCCTGGACTTCGGCGGTGGCGCGCTGCGCAGTCTAGAGCGGTTGCCGCACATGGCCGGGGTGGCCGGCCGGCGGGACGTCGAGGCGGTGCGTCGCACGGTGGCCGAGGTGGTGGCCGTCCTGGACGACCGGGAAGCGCGTTTCGCCGAACACGGCATCGACTCGGTGGCGAGCTACCGTCGGCGGCGGGCCGCCGGGGAGTTCGCCGATGACCCGTTCGGCGACGTCATTCTGGTGGTGGACGGCTGGAACACGCTCCGCCAGGAGTACGAGGAACTCGAACAGACCATCACCAACCTGGCCAGCCGGGGGCTCGGCTTCGGTGTGCACGTGGTGCTGACCGCGGTGCGCTGGGCGGAGATCCGGATCAACATGCGGGACCTGCTCGGCACCAAACTCGAGCTACGGCTGGGCGACCCGGCGGAGTCAGAGATCGACCGCCGCTCGGCGGTGAACGTGCCGGAGAAATCCCCGGGTCGCGGCCTGACCCGGGACAGGTTGCACTTCCTGACCGCCATCTCGCGGATTGACGGCCGCCGGGACATCGAGGGCCTGAGCGAGGCGTCGATCGCCCTGGCCGAGCACGTCGCGGCTGACTGGCCGGGCCGGCCGGCGCCGAAGGTGCGGCTGCTGCCACGCAAACTGCCGCTCGCCGAGCTCGCCCGGAGCATCGACCGGCCGGCGCCCGGCCTGCCGATCGCGGTCAACGAGTCGGCGCTGGCGCCGGTCTACCTCGATTTCGCCAACGAGCCGCACCTGACGGTCTTCGGCGACGCCGAGTGCGGCAAGACCAACCTACTTCGGGTGATCGCCCGCCAGATCGTGGACAAGTACACCCCGACGCAGGCTCGGCTCGTCATCGCGGACTACCGGCGGGGCCTGCTGGGCGCGGTGGAGGGCGACCACCTGCTCGACTACGCCCCGTCGAGCCAGGTGTTCAGCCAGGGGTTGAGCTCGATCCGAGCCGCGTTGCAGAACCGGCTGCCGGGGCCCGACGTCACCACCGCCCAATTGCGGGATCGCAGCTGGTGGAAGGGCCCGGAGCTCTACATCCTGGTCGACGACTACGACCTGGTCGCCTCCGGCGTCAGCAACCCGCTCAGCGCCCTGCACGAATTGCTGCCGCAGGCCCGCGACATCGGGCTGCACCTGATCATCACCCGGCGGGTGGGCGGCGTGGCCCGGGCACTGTACGAGCCGGTCCTGCAACGCCTGCGCGAGCTGGATTCTCCGGGCCTGCTGATGTCTGGCAACCGGGAGGAGGGCGCGGTCTTCGGCAACCTGCGGCCGAGCCCGCAGCCGCCCGGCCGCGGCACGCTCGTGCGCCGCCGCGACGGTCAGCAACTGATCCAGACCGCCTGGTCCGACCCCAACTGA